A window of the Frigoriglobus tundricola genome harbors these coding sequences:
- a CDS encoding ATP-binding domain-containing protein has product MIRNDWRSRPARRSAARCGYPQARFAGNVGHLNHGYVVTSHAAQGKTVDHVFIAQSATSFPASSREQLYVSASRARRELTLYTSDKAELRRAVMRSDPRPAAIELVDEDRHARQLRRRAHLRRLAILTAAKAMITQTPRGRTGERGVAR; this is encoded by the coding sequence CTGATACGAAATGACTGGCGGAGCAGACCGGCCCGGCGATCAGCGGCCAGGTGCGGTTATCCCCAGGCGCGCTTCGCTGGCAACGTCGGACACCTGAATCACGGCTACGTCGTCACCTCGCACGCGGCCCAAGGAAAGACGGTCGATCACGTGTTCATCGCCCAATCCGCCACCTCGTTTCCCGCCTCGTCGCGCGAGCAGCTCTACGTATCGGCGTCGCGCGCAAGAAGAGAGCTGACGCTCTACACCTCGGACAAGGCCGAGCTGCGGCGCGCGGTGATGCGCTCCGATCCGCGGCCCGCCGCCATCGAGCTGGTGGACGAGGATCGCCACGCACGGCAGCTTCGCCGCCGCGCCCATCTGCGGCGGCTGGCGATCCTGACCGCAGCGAAGGCGATGATCACACAAACGCCGCGCGGGCGGACCGGCGAGCGGGGAGTCGCGCGGTAG